One Ignavibacterium album JCM 16511 genomic region harbors:
- a CDS encoding M16 family metallopeptidase produces the protein MKPILVLILFTFQIFAQVQPDDVKSFILKNGMKFYVLEDNSIPNANMYLFFKVGSRNEYIGITGISHFFEHMMFNGAKKYGPKQFDRVMEANGGSNNAYTTENITVYTDWFPKQSLEVIFDLESDRIANLNFDPKMIESERGVILSERSTGLENNPLEQLWQELQATAFVSHPYMWPVIGWESDIKNWTKEDLENYFHTYYAPNNCVAVISGDVKFNEVKKLAEKYFEPIPAGPKPREVHTIEPEQTGERRLFVKREVPSPYLMIAYHVPQTGSEEYYAIELLNSILSEGASSRLYQSIVEQKQLAIEVGTYYPNAFDPTLFYFYGICNDGVRESQLEKAILEEVDKVINEGVSEAELQKVKNQKLMQFYRTTETINGISNTIGTYELFFGDYKKLFTAPDDYKKVTVSDIQKVAAKYFTKQNRTVGILNTEEEQ, from the coding sequence ATGAAACCAATTCTTGTTCTTATTCTTTTTACATTTCAGATTTTTGCACAAGTGCAACCTGATGATGTAAAATCATTCATACTAAAAAACGGAATGAAGTTTTATGTTCTCGAAGATAACTCAATTCCGAATGCGAATATGTATTTATTCTTCAAAGTAGGTTCACGAAATGAATACATCGGTATTACCGGAATTTCCCATTTCTTTGAACATATGATGTTCAACGGCGCAAAGAAATACGGACCAAAACAATTTGACAGAGTGATGGAGGCTAATGGCGGTTCGAATAATGCTTACACAACTGAAAACATTACCGTTTACACTGATTGGTTTCCAAAGCAATCGCTTGAAGTTATTTTTGATCTTGAATCTGATAGAATTGCAAATCTTAACTTCGATCCTAAAATGATTGAGAGCGAAAGAGGAGTTATACTTTCTGAAAGAAGCACAGGACTTGAGAATAATCCTCTGGAACAACTGTGGCAAGAGCTTCAGGCAACAGCATTTGTTTCTCATCCTTATATGTGGCCTGTAATCGGTTGGGAATCAGATATTAAAAACTGGACAAAAGAAGATCTCGAAAATTATTTTCACACTTATTATGCTCCGAATAATTGTGTTGCTGTTATCAGCGGTGATGTTAAATTCAATGAAGTAAAAAAACTTGCCGAAAAATATTTCGAACCGATTCCAGCTGGACCTAAACCAAGAGAAGTTCACACTATTGAACCGGAACAAACCGGTGAAAGAAGACTTTTTGTAAAACGAGAAGTCCCTTCACCTTATCTGATGATTGCTTATCATGTACCTCAAACCGGAAGCGAAGAATATTACGCAATTGAATTACTTAATTCGATTTTATCTGAAGGTGCATCTTCAAGATTGTATCAATCAATTGTTGAACAGAAACAACTTGCTATTGAAGTTGGCACTTATTATCCAAACGCATTTGATCCTACACTTTTTTACTTCTACGGAATATGTAATGACGGAGTAAGAGAATCTCAGTTAGAAAAAGCTATTCTTGAAGAAGTTGATAAAGTAATAAACGAAGGAGTCAGCGAAGCAGAACTTCAAAAAGTTAAAAATCAAAAGTTGATGCAGTTTTACAGAACAACAGAAACAATAAACGGAATATCGAACACAATCGGAACTTATGAATTATTCTTTGGAGATTATAAAAAATTATTTACTGCGCCGGATGATTACAAAAAGGTTACTGTGAGTGATATTCAAAAAGTTGCTGCAAAATATTTTACCAAACAAAACAGAACCGTTGGCATTCTGAACACGGAGGAAGAACAATGA
- a CDS encoding RnfABCDGE type electron transport complex subunit B — protein MDITLIIAIATMGGLGFIFAGALAFADKKLRVEENPKIAEVNEVLPNANCGACGNAGCYDFAVKVVNGEAKINGCPVGGQEVVDEIARILGMESSQSVKLVARILCNGGLAEAKFKEGVEYIGPESCAVKTVVAGGEKLCLYGCLGGGDCVEACQFGAIFMNENGLPVVVEELCTGCGQCVEACPRGVIEIHPEDRELFVFCKNHDDPKRSKEVCKVACISCGICARKSDGSIVMKDFLPEIDYSKLDISKIPFDKCSTKAIRFVHPEKAAEILKEEKIEVKAN, from the coding sequence ATGGACATAACACTAATAATAGCTATCGCCACAATGGGCGGATTGGGATTTATCTTTGCAGGTGCTCTGGCATTTGCAGATAAAAAACTTCGCGTGGAAGAAAATCCTAAAATTGCAGAAGTAAATGAAGTTCTTCCGAATGCAAATTGCGGAGCTTGTGGCAACGCAGGATGTTATGACTTCGCAGTGAAAGTTGTAAACGGTGAGGCAAAAATTAACGGTTGTCCTGTTGGTGGACAGGAAGTAGTTGATGAAATTGCCCGCATACTCGGAATGGAAAGTTCACAAAGTGTTAAACTAGTTGCAAGAATTCTTTGCAACGGCGGACTTGCAGAAGCAAAATTTAAAGAAGGTGTTGAATACATTGGACCTGAAAGCTGTGCTGTTAAAACAGTAGTTGCTGGTGGAGAAAAGTTGTGTTTGTACGGTTGCCTTGGTGGTGGCGATTGTGTTGAAGCTTGTCAGTTCGGTGCAATTTTTATGAATGAAAATGGATTACCTGTAGTAGTAGAAGAACTTTGCACTGGTTGTGGTCAGTGTGTTGAAGCTTGTCCAAGAGGTGTGATTGAAATTCATCCTGAAGACAGAGAGCTGTTTGTGTTCTGCAAAAATCATGATGATCCAAAACGCTCAAAAGAAGTTTGTAAAGTAGCTTGTATTAGTTGCGGAATTTGTGCACGCAAATCTGATGGCTCAATTGTAATGAAAGATTTTCTGCCGGAGATTGATTACTCAAAACTTGATATATCAAAAATTCCTTTTGATAAATGTTCAACCAAAGCAATCAGATTTGTTCATCCGGAAAAAGCTGCTGAAATATTGAAAGAAGAAAAAATTGAAGTAAAAGCAAATTAA
- a CDS encoding FAD:protein FMN transferase: protein MKRVTGYTVLAIVLFLIGFFIARNNSDEVKTFKRTQILLGTVVEIQVRDKDEKKAEEAISKAFAEVKRIDDLFTTYNEESPVWKINISSDTIIKIDNEIYNLLVLCDSVTKISDGCFDVSLDNLTRAWGFYTDNPHLPAKTAIDSALINCGWNNVKLIGNNSIIKKKNVGFNFGAIAKGYAVDKAIGLLKSLGVQSALVNAGGEIKVIGNDWKVGIQHPRDERDIVAAIKLENNSVATSGDYEQFFEVDGIRYHHILDPESGYPARGLQSVSIINQSNTLADALATAVFVMGKEKGMKLVEALDDTEAMIIDEQGKIFYSSGFEKFLIE, encoded by the coding sequence TTGAAAAGAGTTACTGGTTACACAGTCTTAGCAATTGTTCTTTTTCTTATTGGATTTTTCATTGCGAGAAACAACAGCGATGAAGTAAAAACATTTAAACGAACACAGATATTGCTTGGAACAGTTGTTGAAATTCAGGTTCGTGACAAGGATGAGAAAAAAGCTGAAGAAGCTATTTCAAAAGCATTTGCTGAAGTAAAAAGGATTGATGATTTATTCACGACTTACAACGAAGAAAGTCCTGTTTGGAAGATTAATATTTCATCTGACACGATAATAAAAATTGATAATGAAATTTATAATCTTCTCGTTCTTTGTGATTCTGTTACAAAAATTTCTGACGGCTGTTTTGATGTAAGTCTTGATAATTTAACGCGAGCTTGGGGTTTTTATACTGATAATCCTCATCTGCCAGCAAAGACAGCAATTGATTCGGCATTGATAAATTGTGGCTGGAACAATGTAAAGTTAATTGGTAACAATTCAATCATTAAAAAGAAAAATGTTGGATTTAATTTTGGAGCGATTGCCAAAGGTTACGCAGTTGATAAAGCAATTGGTTTACTTAAATCACTCGGAGTTCAATCAGCATTAGTAAATGCGGGCGGAGAGATTAAAGTAATTGGCAATGATTGGAAAGTTGGAATTCAACATCCTCGTGATGAAAGAGATATTGTTGCGGCAATTAAACTTGAAAATAACAGCGTCGCAACATCGGGAGATTATGAACAGTTCTTTGAAGTTGATGGAATTCGTTATCATCATATACTTGATCCTGAAAGCGGATATCCGGCAAGAGGATTACAAAGTGTTTCGATAATTAATCAATCAAATACTTTGGCTGATGCTCTTGCAACAGCAGTTTTTGTAATGGGAAAAGAAAAGGGAATGAAATTAGTTGAGGCTCTTGATGATACTGAAGCAATGATAATTGATGAACAAGGAAAGATTTTTTATTCGTCAGGTTTTGAAAAGTTTTTAATAGAATAA
- a CDS encoding NusG domain II-containing protein → MISRRNFLKLAGLGSVAIAAGYTTGKLTGNSKSENFVVHGFIPADETVFENLVSSFKNKIRSNAEPVVIADSKISEVIVKYHNQHSTDLFKNNGKIVYRLKRLNKQVDSDIIISDSANPIYSIDDLNYSFNEIRRNIRNRKADYLFTAEYKEEDLISSIFKSNKKEIVIENQKGLVDRISFDKNYKNIWIDGPLGKTGLKIENGIAQVHTSACRHGICKHSFANEVGNIIACAPNKVLIKIEAV, encoded by the coding sequence ATGATATCAAGAAGAAATTTTTTGAAACTTGCAGGATTAGGTTCCGTAGCAATTGCTGCGGGATACACAACAGGCAAACTTACCGGCAATTCAAAGTCTGAGAACTTTGTTGTTCACGGATTTATTCCTGCAGATGAAACTGTATTTGAAAATCTTGTTTCATCATTTAAAAATAAAATTAGGAGTAATGCGGAACCGGTTGTAATAGCTGATAGTAAAATCAGCGAAGTAATTGTAAAATATCACAATCAGCATTCAACTGATCTTTTTAAGAATAACGGTAAAATTGTTTACAGGTTAAAACGACTTAATAAACAAGTTGATTCGGATATAATCATAAGCGATTCTGCAAATCCGATTTATTCAATAGATGACTTGAATTATTCTTTCAATGAAATCAGAAGAAATATAAGAAACAGAAAAGCTGATTATTTATTTACCGCAGAATACAAAGAAGAAGATTTAATCTCATCAATCTTTAAGTCAAACAAAAAAGAAATCGTAATTGAAAATCAAAAAGGTTTGGTTGATCGAATTTCCTTTGATAAGAATTACAAAAACATTTGGATTGATGGTCCACTAGGCAAAACAGGATTGAAAATTGAAAACGGTATTGCACAAGTCCATACATCTGCTTGCAGACATGGAATTTGTAAACACTCATTTGCCAATGAAGTTGGAAATATAATTGCCTGTGCGCCAAACAAAGTTTTAATAAAAATAGAAGCAGTATAA
- the rsxA gene encoding electron transport complex subunit RsxA: MELFIIFISAALINNFVLSYFLGICPFVGVSNKLTSAISMGMATTFVMTLTAIVSWLLYNLILIPYNLDFLQIPSFILVIASLVQFVEMVIKKVSQPLYRALGIFLPLITTNCAILGLALLASMRSYNFLEGVIFGLGAGAGFTLALVIMAGIREELDLADVPKPFRGAPITLIVAGILALAFMGFAGMI, encoded by the coding sequence ATGGAACTGTTTATAATTTTTATTTCAGCAGCACTGATAAACAATTTTGTTCTTTCTTACTTTCTTGGAATTTGCCCTTTTGTCGGAGTATCAAACAAATTAACATCAGCCATTTCGATGGGAATGGCTACTACATTTGTAATGACATTAACTGCAATAGTAAGCTGGTTGCTTTACAACTTAATTTTAATTCCGTACAACCTGGACTTTCTGCAAATTCCATCTTTTATTTTAGTTATTGCTTCACTCGTACAGTTTGTTGAAATGGTAATCAAGAAAGTCAGTCAGCCACTTTATCGTGCACTCGGAATTTTTCTTCCGTTAATCACAACCAATTGTGCGATACTTGGTTTAGCATTGTTAGCTTCTATGCGCAGTTATAATTTTCTCGAAGGTGTTATATTTGGTTTGGGTGCCGGAGCAGGATTTACTCTTGCTTTAGTGATTATGGCTGGAATAAGAGAAGAACTTGATTTGGCAGATGTTCCAAAACCATTTCGCGGCGCACCAATTACATTAATTGTTGCAGGAATTTTGGCGCTCGCATTTATGGGCTTTGCCGGAATGATTTAA
- a CDS encoding ATP-binding protein, with protein MFIPRIALELIQKKITSGKVIVLTGARRVGKTFLISQYLKNLNEKYLLFNGEDFAVHELFKRKSIQHYKNIIGDNKLLVIDEVQNIPDVGRILKLIVDNFSDLKILVSGSSAFDISNETGEPLTGRKKEIILFPISESELKNFEKPQEKFDNLSLRLLFGNMPETFSITSIQEKAEYLREIVNSYLLKDILAFESLRNSDKLFSLLKLIALQIGSEVSIQELGKQLAMSKNTIERYLDILSKVFIIYKLTGFSRNLRKEVVKNSKWYFYDNGIRNAILANFNLLNNRNDVGMLWENYMMSERLKYNHYKEVIYNKYFWRTYDKQEIDLIEERGGKLFAFEFKWNPTKVRIPAAWKSAYPDSEYHQINNQNYLEWV; from the coding sequence ATGTTTATACCAAGAATTGCCTTAGAACTAATACAAAAGAAAATAACATCTGGTAAGGTTATAGTTTTAACCGGAGCCAGACGAGTTGGGAAAACATTTCTTATTTCGCAATACTTAAAGAACTTAAATGAAAAATATCTTCTGTTTAATGGTGAGGATTTTGCCGTCCATGAGTTATTTAAGAGAAAGAGTATTCAACATTATAAAAATATTATCGGTGATAATAAATTATTAGTAATAGACGAAGTTCAGAATATTCCTGATGTAGGGAGAATATTAAAACTTATAGTAGATAATTTTTCTGATTTGAAGATATTAGTATCAGGATCTTCAGCGTTTGATATTTCGAATGAAACAGGCGAACCTTTAACAGGAAGAAAAAAAGAAATCATCCTCTTTCCTATATCTGAATCAGAATTAAAAAATTTCGAAAAGCCACAAGAAAAGTTTGATAATCTTTCATTAAGATTACTCTTTGGTAATATGCCAGAAACTTTTTCAATAACTTCTATTCAGGAAAAAGCAGAATATTTAAGAGAAATTGTAAATTCTTATTTGCTAAAAGATATACTTGCTTTTGAAAGTTTAAGGAATTCAGATAAACTATTCTCTCTATTAAAGTTAATTGCACTTCAAATCGGTAGTGAAGTTTCTATTCAAGAGCTTGGTAAACAATTAGCAATGTCCAAAAATACAATTGAAAGATACCTGGATATACTATCTAAGGTCTTCATAATTTATAAACTTACTGGATTCAGTAGAAATCTGAGAAAAGAAGTTGTGAAAAATTCTAAGTGGTATTTTTATGACAATGGAATAAGGAATGCTATTTTGGCTAATTTTAACTTACTAAATAATCGGAATGATGTGGGAATGTTGTGGGAAAATTATATGATGAGTGAAAGATTAAAGTATAATCATTATAAAGAAGTGATTTATAATAAATACTTTTGGCGTACTTATGATAAACAGGAAATCGATTTAATTGAAGAGAGAGGGGGTAAATTGTTCGCATTTGAATTCAAGTGGAATCCGACTAAAGTCAGAATTCCAGCTGCCTGGAAATCGGCTTATCCTGATTCAGAGTATCACCAAATAAATAATCAGAATTATTTAGAATGGGTTTAA
- a CDS encoding SoxR reducing system RseC family protein encodes MYKEELTESGIVKESKDGIAEIIIPTSAHCEECTAKVYCKPSSNSDRTITVRDSIGLKPGDFVLVSVFGSNILQTSFFIYGLPLLILISGLLLGFKFFDYQKEFFSTIFSFSLVTIYYFALKHRLKKISTPLESRIIIQRYAKNL; translated from the coding sequence ATGTATAAAGAAGAATTAACAGAATCCGGCATCGTTAAAGAATCAAAAGATGGAATTGCAGAAATTATAATTCCAACTTCAGCACATTGTGAAGAATGCACAGCAAAAGTTTATTGTAAACCAAGTTCAAATTCTGATAGAACAATCACTGTAAGAGATTCTATCGGATTAAAACCCGGCGACTTTGTTCTTGTTTCAGTTTTCGGATCAAACATTCTTCAAACTTCTTTTTTCATATATGGTTTGCCATTACTCATTCTGATTTCAGGCTTACTATTGGGGTTTAAATTCTTTGATTATCAGAAGGAATTCTTTTCAACTATCTTCTCTTTTTCACTGGTAACTATCTATTACTTTGCATTAAAACACCGACTTAAAAAAATCAGCACTCCTTTAGAATCAAGGATAATCATTCAACGATACGCCAAAAATTTGTAA